Proteins from a single region of Hymenobacter aquaticus:
- a CDS encoding deoxyhypusine synthase family protein, with protein MQITNFLKHHYRHFNAAALIDAAEGYNKHLAEGGKMMITLAGAMSTAEMGIQLAELIRQDKVQIISCTGANLEEDIFNLVAHDFYERVPNYRDLTPADEQALLERHMNRVTDTCIPEEEAMRRLEHSVLKFWEKADKAGEQYFPHEFFYQILKSGELEQYYQIDPKDSWMLAAAEKNLPIICPGWEDSTLGNIFAGHVISGDIKNVHTVRTGIEYMIYLADWYTQQATEESKVGFFQIGGGIAGDFPICVVPMLHQDLGRTSVPLWGYFCQISDSTTSYGSYSGAVPNEKITWGKLGQDTPKFIIESDATIVAPLVFAMVLGQ; from the coding sequence ATGCAAATCACCAACTTCCTCAAGCACCACTACCGCCACTTCAACGCTGCTGCCCTGATTGATGCCGCCGAAGGCTACAACAAGCACCTGGCCGAAGGCGGTAAGATGATGATTACCCTGGCCGGCGCCATGAGCACCGCCGAAATGGGCATCCAGCTGGCCGAATTGATTCGCCAGGACAAGGTCCAGATCATCAGCTGCACCGGTGCCAACCTGGAAGAGGATATCTTCAACCTGGTAGCCCACGACTTCTACGAGCGGGTGCCCAACTACCGCGACCTGACGCCCGCCGACGAGCAGGCCCTGCTGGAGCGCCACATGAACCGCGTAACCGACACCTGCATTCCCGAGGAAGAAGCCATGCGCCGCCTCGAGCACTCGGTACTGAAGTTCTGGGAGAAGGCCGATAAGGCCGGCGAGCAGTACTTTCCCCACGAGTTCTTCTACCAGATCCTGAAGTCGGGCGAGCTGGAGCAGTACTACCAGATTGACCCCAAGGACAGTTGGATGCTGGCCGCCGCCGAGAAAAACCTGCCCATCATCTGCCCCGGTTGGGAAGACAGCACGCTGGGCAACATCTTCGCCGGCCACGTTATCAGCGGCGACATCAAGAACGTGCACACCGTGCGCACCGGTATCGAGTACATGATTTACCTGGCCGACTGGTACACCCAGCAGGCCACCGAGGAAAGCAAAGTGGGCTTCTTCCAGATTGGCGGCGGCATTGCCGGCGACTTCCCCATCTGCGTAGTACCCATGCTGCACCAGGACCTGGGCCGCACCAGCGTGCCGCTGTGGGGCTACTTCTGCCAGATTTCGGACTCGACCACCTCGTACGGCTCCTACTCCGGTGCCGTGCCGAACGAGAAAATCACCTGGGGCAAGCTGGGCCAGGACACGCCCAAGTTCATCATCGAGTCGGACGCGACCATCGTGGCCCCGCTGGTGTTTGCTATGGTGCTGGGGCAATAG
- the hslV gene encoding ATP-dependent protease subunit HslV has product MRIRSTTVLGVRHNGEIALGADGQATMDKHVAKSNVRKVRKLQDGKVVTGFAGSTADAFMLLDKFEEKLGGYGGQLRRAAIELAKEWRKDQYLRKLEAMMVVCDKDELLIIAGTGDVLEPDSDVAAIGSGAMYAQAAALALKKHAPHLTARQMVEEALHIAADICIYTNHNLMIEQPV; this is encoded by the coding sequence ATGAGAATCCGCTCTACTACCGTGCTTGGCGTGCGCCACAACGGCGAAATTGCCCTCGGCGCCGACGGCCAGGCGACTATGGATAAGCACGTGGCCAAGAGCAACGTGCGCAAGGTGCGCAAGCTCCAGGACGGCAAGGTCGTCACGGGCTTTGCCGGCTCCACGGCCGATGCCTTCATGCTGCTCGATAAGTTCGAGGAAAAGCTCGGCGGCTACGGCGGGCAGCTGCGCCGCGCCGCCATCGAGTTGGCCAAGGAGTGGCGCAAAGACCAGTACCTGCGCAAGCTCGAAGCCATGATGGTGGTCTGCGACAAGGACGAGCTGCTCATCATTGCCGGCACCGGCGACGTGCTGGAGCCTGACTCCGACGTGGCCGCCATCGGCTCGGGGGCCATGTACGCCCAGGCCGCCGCCCTGGCCCTGAAAAAGCATGCGCCCCACCTCACGGCCCGCCAGATGGTGGAAGAAGCCCTGCACATTGCCGCCGACATCTGCATCTACACCAACCACAACCTGATGATTGAGCAGCCGGTATAG
- a CDS encoding TonB-dependent receptor, translating into MRKSIAVVALCMASATAWGQSQTLSGRVLDAAGRPVIGATVVEKGTNNGTATDNAGRFTLSSRTSSPRLLISSIGFAPQEVTAGSGEISVSLAEATTSLGTVQVVGSRSQNRSVTDSPSPVDIIDLREVTTKTGQLDVNQLLQFVAPSFNSNRQTGSDGADHVDPASLRGLGPDQTLVLVNGKRQHQSALVNLFGSRGRGNTGTDLNVIPAASIERIEILRDGAAAQYGSDAIAGVINIVLKSSVDELTASVNYGAYEAKYRRDDQKFDGGNFNANVNYGLGLGERGSFINATLDFNQRQHTQRADVPSPDGLARREYGDPKVSNVSAYLNSKFAVSDQTYVYAFGGANKRQGDAYAWTRFADDDRNVPAIYPNGFDPIITSDIWDASAVLGLRTKLGEWDLDLSNNFGSNRFEYGVRNSLNASLGASSPTSFRAGGFQLQQQVQSVGLTRNYKTVLQGLNLAAGAEWRHEWYTLFAGEEKSYRNYNADFTGGSQGFPGFQPSDEIKAQRDNLGLYVDAELSVTAQWLVAAALRYEHYTDFGSTLTYKASTRYNLTEFLTLRGTYSTGFRAPSLAQINFNSTFTNFIGGDPVEVLLARNNSAVTQKLGIPSLRQETSNSANIGLTSRIGSSLSLTLDGYYIKVKDRVVLTSQFSARDGDDNLDPVIGADLEALGVGQAQFFANAADTRSLGLDVVLNHTATLGTGRLSSTLAANFNRLRIERVQTSGRLAGREEEFFGAREQAFVKASAPPSKINLTFDYKVSKWGALLRFVRFDKVQLIDWDGAPMNYKARITTDLTVSYSLNDHLQLAVGSTNLGNVYPTLFNPQLTETGGAWDPVQMGANGRFYFAKLQARF; encoded by the coding sequence ATGCGGAAAAGTATAGCTGTAGTAGCCCTGTGCATGGCCAGTGCCACGGCCTGGGGGCAGAGTCAGACGCTCAGTGGCCGGGTGCTGGATGCTGCCGGCCGGCCCGTCATCGGGGCCACCGTGGTGGAGAAAGGCACCAACAACGGTACGGCCACCGACAACGCGGGCCGCTTCACCTTATCGTCGCGGACCAGCAGCCCGCGCCTGCTCATCAGCTCCATCGGCTTTGCCCCGCAGGAGGTGACGGCCGGCAGCGGCGAAATCAGCGTGAGCCTGGCCGAGGCCACCACCAGCCTGGGCACCGTGCAGGTGGTCGGCTCGCGCAGCCAGAACCGCTCCGTGACCGACTCGCCCTCGCCAGTGGACATTATCGACCTGCGCGAGGTGACCACCAAAACCGGCCAACTCGACGTGAACCAGCTGCTGCAATTTGTGGCGCCTTCCTTCAACTCCAACCGCCAGACCGGCTCCGACGGGGCCGACCACGTGGACCCGGCCTCCCTGCGCGGCCTGGGCCCCGACCAGACCCTGGTGCTGGTAAACGGCAAGCGCCAGCACCAGTCGGCCCTGGTGAACCTGTTTGGCTCGCGGGGCCGCGGCAATACCGGCACCGACCTGAACGTCATTCCGGCCGCCAGCATCGAGCGAATCGAGATTCTGCGCGACGGGGCGGCGGCCCAGTACGGCTCCGACGCCATTGCCGGTGTGATTAACATCGTGCTGAAAAGCTCCGTCGATGAGCTGACGGCCAGCGTGAACTACGGCGCCTACGAGGCCAAATACCGCCGCGACGACCAGAAGTTTGACGGCGGCAACTTCAACGCCAACGTCAACTACGGTCTGGGGCTGGGGGAGCGGGGCAGCTTTATCAACGCCACGCTCGACTTCAACCAGCGCCAGCACACCCAGCGGGCCGATGTGCCCTCACCCGACGGGCTGGCCCGGCGCGAGTACGGCGACCCGAAGGTATCGAACGTGTCGGCGTACCTGAACTCCAAGTTTGCCGTCAGCGACCAGACCTACGTGTACGCTTTCGGCGGGGCTAACAAGCGCCAGGGTGACGCCTACGCCTGGACGCGCTTTGCCGACGACGACCGGAACGTGCCCGCCATTTACCCCAACGGCTTCGACCCCATCATTACCAGCGACATCTGGGACGCGTCGGCCGTGCTGGGTTTGCGCACTAAGCTCGGCGAGTGGGATTTGGACCTGAGCAACAACTTCGGGTCCAACCGCTTCGAGTACGGCGTGCGCAACTCCCTGAATGCCTCGCTGGGCGCCAGTTCACCCACCAGCTTCAGGGCCGGCGGCTTCCAGTTGCAGCAGCAGGTGCAAAGCGTGGGCCTCACGCGCAACTACAAAACCGTATTGCAGGGCCTGAACCTGGCGGCCGGGGCCGAGTGGCGGCACGAGTGGTACACCTTGTTTGCGGGTGAGGAAAAGTCGTACCGCAACTACAACGCCGACTTTACCGGCGGCTCCCAGGGCTTCCCCGGCTTCCAGCCCAGTGACGAAATAAAGGCCCAGCGCGACAACCTGGGCCTGTACGTGGATGCTGAGCTGAGCGTGACGGCCCAGTGGCTGGTGGCTGCCGCGCTGCGCTACGAGCACTACACCGACTTCGGCAGCACGCTCACCTACAAGGCATCCACGCGCTACAACCTGACCGAATTTCTGACCCTGCGGGGTACTTACAGCACCGGCTTCCGGGCCCCGTCTTTGGCCCAGATCAACTTCAACTCCACTTTTACCAACTTCATCGGCGGCGACCCGGTGGAAGTGCTGCTGGCCCGTAACAACAGCGCCGTAACCCAGAAGCTGGGCATTCCGAGCCTGCGCCAGGAAACCTCCAACAGCGCCAACATCGGCCTGACCAGCCGCATCGGCTCGTCCTTGAGCCTGACGCTGGATGGCTACTACATCAAGGTAAAGGACCGCGTGGTGCTCACCAGCCAGTTTAGTGCCCGCGACGGGGATGATAACCTGGACCCCGTTATCGGGGCCGACCTGGAGGCGCTGGGCGTGGGGCAGGCGCAGTTTTTTGCCAATGCCGCCGATACCCGCTCTTTGGGTCTGGATGTGGTGCTGAACCACACCGCTACGTTGGGCACCGGCCGGCTAAGCTCCACGTTGGCCGCCAACTTCAACCGCCTGCGCATCGAGCGGGTGCAGACCTCGGGCCGCCTGGCCGGGCGGGAGGAGGAGTTCTTTGGAGCCCGGGAGCAGGCCTTCGTGAAAGCCTCGGCGCCGCCCTCCAAAATCAACCTGACCTTCGACTACAAAGTCAGCAAGTGGGGCGCGCTGCTGCGCTTCGTGCGCTTCGATAAGGTGCAGCTTATCGACTGGGACGGGGCTCCGATGAACTATAAGGCCCGCATCACCACCGACCTGACCGTGAGCTACTCACTCAACGACCATTTGCAGCTGGCCGTGGGCAGCACTAATCTGGGCAACGTGTATCCCACGCTGTTCAACCCTCAGTTGACCGAAACCGGCGGCGCCTGGGACCCGGTGCAGATGGGGGCCAACGGTCGGTTTTACTTTGCTAAATTGCAGGCCCGTTTCTAA
- a CDS encoding FG-GAP-like repeat-containing protein: MAQSFSSSVPPARATTAPLPSLVLPSPLPGKVVGTGSSSRLLAVSPTVTSVSPMPNKASAPRASNVTFTLSQALNAGSANAVRVFGSRRGGLLAGAGSVSGSTVTFNPTLDFQPGETVQATLTTAAQSTSGIPVDRGYVTSFVAAVSNGAGTYTAAPNLTIPGNGQGVAIGDVNGDGIMDVVIGTGNSTLLTYIGTGGGSFAAPVSTATGSGPSQVVLADVDNDGDLDAVTPSFGAGGTSVHRNVGGVLGAATLLPTGPSPRNVAVVDVDGDGDLDILTNSVGNSNVTLNLNNAGTFAAATQVATTGASPYGIAAADFNGDGIMDFATADANGNTLSIRLGVGNGTFTAAANVNPGLTPFGLVAGDLNGDNIADLVTCNRNGTTVVVALGVGNGTFGTPTTVTVGSQPIDVSLADVDADGDLDLLVANFNGANVSVCRNSGAGTFAAAATYAANTQPFVIMPGDVNGDGALDLVTANLASTATTVLYNGTSLTDLTVSTTANIPGGAYNNITVTGTGVGTVTGSVSVAGAFVVQPGGVLNTNCQAISGSGTFTLQAGAELQICDPAGISSTGATGAVQVIGARTFSFSGRYTYNGTAAQVTGNALPSRVRDLAVSNGTGVTLSAATSVAQVLRLTSGVLNTNGQPLTLLSTDSTGTALAVNTNGSVTGNVTVQRYINPSLNAGPGYRHYAAPVTNTTVADLATGGPNPFSPTLNAAYNTSATPNLITPFPTVFGYDESRVLTSPATTYSGFDKGWFSPAAATDPLTPGLGYTVNIAGSEKVDFVGTLGNGPVSRTLNRAGGSEGGLHLVGNPYPAPLDWSKVTIPAGLDNAMYVYQSTAQYAGGYRSYVGGIGDPLVSSGQGFFVRVTPGSSSATLTFTNTARVTTYATQPAFNRSAETRPLVQLRLQGQGSPLTDDAYVYQQADATAGIDAAYDAVKLSNPHGLNVASVAAGQEVAINGLPVLTAATVVPLRLTVPQAGTYSLSAQQLLNTAPGTVFLHDDVTGRDVNLSQQAVYSFELSSLTAANRFSLRFEPSRPLAAQASPLAAATGVYPNPAHGSFLVQLPKVAQGGTAELVLLNALGQQVHQQAAALSAVGSSATVRVPALAAGVYVLQVRLGTEVISKRIVLN, translated from the coding sequence TTGGCACAGTCCTTCTCCAGCAGCGTGCCGCCGGCACGCGCTACCACGGCTCCGCTCCCCAGCCTCGTGCTGCCGTCGCCGCTGCCCGGCAAGGTTGTCGGCACGGGTAGCAGCAGCCGGTTGCTGGCGGTGTCGCCGACGGTCACCAGCGTGTCGCCGATGCCCAACAAGGCCAGTGCCCCGCGCGCCAGCAACGTCACCTTTACGCTCTCGCAGGCGCTCAACGCGGGCTCCGCCAACGCCGTGCGCGTGTTTGGCAGCCGGCGCGGCGGGCTGCTGGCCGGCGCGGGCTCGGTGAGCGGCAGCACCGTCACCTTCAACCCGACCCTCGACTTCCAGCCCGGCGAAACGGTACAGGCTACCCTCACCACCGCGGCCCAGAGCACCAGCGGCATCCCCGTGGACCGGGGCTACGTCACGTCGTTTGTGGCGGCGGTCAGCAACGGTGCCGGCACCTACACGGCCGCCCCCAACCTCACCATTCCCGGCAACGGTCAGGGAGTTGCAATAGGCGACGTGAACGGTGATGGTATTATGGATGTCGTCATCGGGACGGGCAATAGCACCCTGCTCACGTACATTGGCACGGGCGGCGGCAGCTTCGCCGCGCCGGTGAGCACTGCCACCGGGTCTGGCCCCAGTCAGGTGGTGTTGGCCGACGTGGACAACGACGGCGACCTGGATGCCGTGACACCCAGCTTCGGGGCGGGCGGCACCTCGGTGCACCGCAACGTGGGCGGCGTGCTGGGCGCGGCTACCCTGCTCCCCACTGGCCCCAGTCCGCGGAATGTGGCCGTGGTAGATGTGGACGGCGACGGCGACCTGGATATTCTGACCAATAGCGTCGGCAACAGTAACGTGACGCTGAACCTGAACAACGCCGGCACGTTTGCCGCTGCCACGCAGGTTGCTACTACGGGCGCCAGTCCCTACGGGATAGCGGCCGCCGACTTCAACGGCGACGGTATCATGGACTTTGCCACGGCCGACGCTAATGGTAATACCTTGAGCATCAGGCTGGGCGTGGGCAATGGTACGTTCACCGCCGCTGCCAACGTTAACCCCGGCCTCACCCCCTTTGGCCTGGTCGCCGGCGACCTGAACGGTGACAATATCGCCGACCTGGTCACCTGCAACCGCAACGGTACGACCGTGGTAGTAGCTTTGGGCGTGGGCAACGGCACTTTTGGTACTCCTACCACCGTTACGGTTGGCTCGCAGCCCATCGACGTGAGCCTGGCCGACGTGGATGCCGATGGCGACCTGGACCTGCTGGTAGCCAATTTCAACGGCGCCAACGTGAGCGTGTGCCGCAACAGCGGCGCGGGCACGTTTGCCGCCGCGGCCACCTACGCTGCCAACACCCAGCCTTTCGTCATCATGCCGGGCGACGTGAACGGCGACGGGGCCCTGGACCTGGTAACCGCTAATCTTGCCAGCACTGCCACCACGGTGCTGTATAACGGGACCAGCCTGACGGATCTGACGGTGAGCACCACGGCCAACATCCCGGGCGGTGCCTACAACAACATCACCGTGACGGGCACGGGCGTGGGCACCGTTACGGGCTCAGTGTCGGTGGCCGGGGCCTTCGTGGTGCAGCCCGGCGGCGTGCTCAATACTAACTGCCAGGCCATCAGCGGCAGCGGCACCTTCACGCTCCAGGCCGGTGCCGAACTGCAGATCTGCGACCCGGCCGGCATCAGCAGCACCGGGGCTACCGGCGCGGTGCAGGTAATCGGGGCGCGCACCTTCAGCTTCTCGGGCCGCTACACTTACAACGGCACGGCGGCGCAAGTGACGGGCAACGCCCTGCCCAGCCGCGTGCGCGACCTGGCCGTAAGCAATGGCACCGGCGTGACGCTGAGCGCGGCCACCAGCGTGGCCCAGGTGCTGCGCCTGACCAGCGGCGTGCTGAACACCAACGGCCAGCCCCTGACGCTGCTCTCCACCGACTCGACCGGTACGGCCCTGGCCGTGAACACCAACGGCAGCGTGACGGGCAACGTGACGGTGCAGCGCTACATCAACCCCAGCCTGAACGCCGGGCCGGGCTACCGCCACTACGCCGCGCCCGTGACCAACACCACCGTGGCCGACCTGGCTACCGGTGGCCCCAACCCGTTTTCGCCCACGCTCAACGCGGCTTACAATACCTCGGCTACGCCCAACCTGATTACGCCTTTCCCCACGGTGTTTGGCTACGATGAGAGCCGCGTGCTGACCAGCCCCGCTACCACCTACTCGGGTTTCGACAAGGGCTGGTTTTCGCCCGCTGCCGCCACCGATCCGCTGACTCCGGGCCTGGGCTACACCGTTAATATTGCCGGCAGTGAGAAAGTTGACTTCGTGGGCACGCTCGGTAACGGCCCCGTCTCGCGCACGCTCAACCGGGCCGGTGGCTCCGAAGGCGGCCTGCACCTGGTGGGCAACCCGTACCCCGCCCCGCTGGACTGGAGCAAAGTCACCATTCCCGCCGGCCTCGACAATGCCATGTACGTGTACCAGAGCACCGCGCAGTACGCCGGTGGCTACCGCAGCTACGTGGGCGGCATCGGCGACCCGCTGGTGAGCAGCGGCCAGGGCTTCTTCGTCCGCGTGACGCCGGGTAGCTCGTCCGCCACGCTGACCTTCACCAACACGGCCCGCGTGACGACTTACGCCACCCAGCCGGCCTTCAACCGCTCGGCCGAAACCCGGCCCCTGGTGCAGCTGCGCTTGCAGGGCCAGGGCAGCCCCCTCACCGATGATGCCTACGTGTATCAGCAGGCCGATGCCACCGCCGGCATCGACGCGGCCTACGACGCGGTGAAGCTCTCCAACCCCCACGGCCTGAACGTGGCCTCTGTGGCCGCCGGCCAGGAAGTAGCCATCAACGGCCTGCCCGTGCTGACGGCGGCTACCGTGGTGCCCCTGCGCCTGACCGTGCCCCAAGCCGGCACTTACTCCCTCAGCGCCCAACAGCTGTTGAACACGGCGCCCGGCACCGTATTCCTGCACGACGACGTAACGGGCCGCGACGTGAACCTGAGCCAGCAGGCAGTGTATAGCTTTGAGCTGAGCAGCCTGACGGCCGCCAACCGCTTCTCGCTGCGCTTCGAGCCTTCCCGGCCATTGGCTGCCCAAGCCAGCCCATTGGCGGCCGCTACGGGCGTATATCCCAACCCGGCGCACGGCAGCTTCCTGGTGCAGCTCCCCAAAGTGGCCCAGGGCGGCACGGCCGAGCTGGTGCTGCTGAATGCCCTCGGGCAGCAGGTGCATCAGCAGGCCGCCGCACTGTCGGCGGTAGGCAGCAGCGCTACCGTACGGGTGCCGGCGCTGGCGGCTGGAGTCTACGTTCTGCAGGTGCGCCTGGGAACGGAAGTCATCAGCAAGCGCATCGTACTCAATTAA
- a CDS encoding DUF3667 domain-containing protein, translating into MEITSPPTLAIDLALVGSGHGATGGHASGPGPATCLNCGTLVPERFCGHCGQDAHHTHRLTMAHMLHEVPHSIWHVDKGIVYSLRNLLLRPGATIRGYLAGQRKPHFPPLSLLLLVTGIYAFLSAVLHIDLTPPRDPAVPEAVWQMQKTSTALLAKYLSWYYVALVPIIAAFARLFLRLGGYNYAECLVMVAFVTGACNFLTLLAMPLTYVFSGTPQIQQVSFAVSALSLGYATWAYGSMLAHTGLSLAGRLLRGFFPFVLGIFLPPLLIGILWMSLQPDAVKKQIIEQQRRQRQAQTTAAPAPARPVAPAH; encoded by the coding sequence ATGGAAATCACCTCTCCTCCCACGCTGGCTATCGACCTGGCCCTGGTCGGCTCCGGGCACGGGGCCACGGGGGGCCATGCCTCCGGGCCCGGCCCCGCCACCTGCCTGAACTGCGGCACGCTGGTGCCCGAGCGGTTTTGCGGGCACTGCGGGCAGGATGCCCACCACACCCACCGCCTCACAATGGCCCACATGCTCCACGAGGTTCCGCACAGCATCTGGCACGTAGACAAGGGCATTGTGTACTCCCTGCGGAACCTTCTGCTGCGCCCCGGCGCCACCATCCGGGGCTACCTGGCCGGGCAGCGCAAGCCCCACTTCCCGCCCCTGTCCCTGCTGCTGCTCGTGACCGGTATCTACGCCTTTTTGTCCGCCGTGCTGCACATCGATCTGACCCCGCCCCGCGACCCGGCCGTGCCCGAGGCCGTGTGGCAGATGCAGAAGACGTCCACGGCCCTGCTGGCCAAGTACCTGAGCTGGTACTACGTGGCTCTGGTGCCCATCATAGCCGCTTTTGCCCGCCTGTTTTTGCGCCTTGGGGGCTACAACTACGCCGAGTGCCTGGTCATGGTAGCCTTCGTTACGGGCGCCTGCAATTTCCTGACCTTGCTGGCTATGCCCCTCACGTACGTTTTCTCCGGCACGCCCCAGATCCAGCAGGTCAGCTTCGCGGTATCGGCCCTGAGCCTGGGCTACGCCACCTGGGCCTACGGCTCGATGCTGGCCCACACCGGCCTGAGCCTCGCGGGCCGGCTGCTACGAGGCTTTTTCCCCTTCGTGCTGGGTATTTTCCTGCCGCCCCTTCTGATTGGTATCCTCTGGATGAGCCTGCAGCCCGATGCGGTGAAAAAGCAGATTATCGAGCAGCAGCGCCGCCAGCGGCAGGCCCAGACCACGGCAGCCCCCGCGCCGGCCCGCCCGGTGGCCCCTGCTCACTAA